The Methanosarcina acetivorans C2A genome includes the window ACGTGAACCAATCCGTCCGGAACATAGTTCCCGCAGTGTGCCTGATCTTCCAGTTGCCACCTAGAAGTCGTTCGCGTTCCACAAGAGGAAGAGCTAGGAGTCTTCCTCTGTACCCAGGGTCTTTCGTGGTAAGGGCTGGATTGTCTTCCAACTTCGCTGCAATAAAAGTAAAGGACTGAGGATGGAAATCTTCTTCCGGGATTATGTCTTTGGTCTGCTCCCGGAGTTCAGTTTTGGTGTCAGCCCAGTAGATATGATCTAGGTGCCTGACAAAATACCTGATCACACCGGATCTTTCAGGGATGGGATATCCTGTTTCCTGATCAATCCACCAGGCAATAAAGTCTGCAACCCAGCTGTCAGGATCCGGGTTGCATGTGGCCCGCATATAGGGCTTGACACCGCATGTTGAGCGATTCCTGGAGAGGAGATAAAAGAACTGGCCTTCGGAAAAGTGGCAGAGTTCGTCAAAGCCGATATAGCAGATCTGTGCGCCCTGATAGTTGTGCTTGCTTTTCTCGTGCTCCAGATGCGCAAACTTAATCGAGTTTCCGGAAACAGGGAAATACCATAGGAGATCTGATTCTCTTGGTATTGCTGACCCTTTCGGGTAGTAGGGATAGATCTCCTGCGAAGTATCCCACAGACCACCTTCATTTTTAATCTGAGGGTACGTTCTCCGAAAAATTGTAGAAGTGAAACCTTTGACATGGATATGTCTGAGAGGTTCATAAAGGAGACACCAGGACTTTCCCGACCCGGCTGACTCCCCATATAAAATTATATCTGCTGGAGAGGAGAGAAAAGTTTCCTGGGGGCCCGGCTGTGGCTTTATCTCTTTCATCTATACATCAAATTATAAAAAATTATATGCATTGTTAATTAAACTTTCAATAATTCTTTTATGATCATTAAGGTAATTAATATATTCTTGCACAGTTTCTTGCACTTTTTCTGCATTTTCTGAATCAGGGCTACCTTCCATAGGAATTTTGTGAAATGCATCATAAATATTTAAAAAATTACCATGTAGCTCTGCTAATAAATAGTAATCATCATTTTCATCCATAAAACACACATCCGCTATTCTTTAATAAAGCGATTTTATTGTTTTTCAGCTGGTTTTTCAGGTTTAGGGACATCCGGATCCCGGCCATTGTCCGGGAAGTACATCACGACTCCACCTGAATGTTCCATACCCATGTTTCCGGACAGTTCTACTTTCTGCTTTGTCAGACCCTGTAGCTCTGCGATAGCCTGCACGTAATGGAGGTGAGTGTTCTTATCGCCTTCGATGTGATCCTTTTTCAGGTCAAGGCCTTTTAGGCATTCGCGGAGAAGGCCTGCCCGGGTTGCGAGCTCATTTTTCAGAGTGAGGCGGTCCACTTCTTCCAGAAATATGGGAGATTGCCTCCAGTCATATAAGGTCCTTTCATTTACCCCCACTTCAGAAGCGACGTCCTCATATTTTTTAGTGCCGAGTGATAACAGTAATGCAGCTTTCTTCCTCAATGGAGTCCATTTCCAAACCGGAGGTTTTCGGGTTGTTTTCTTTTTCGTTTTCTTCTTTTTCTGAGCTGCTGACATGAAGATCTATTTATAAATTAGTTTAAAAGTTCATATTGTTAACGCCGTTAATAAAAGATGCAAAAATAAAAATATAAAAAAATATTATGCCACGAGTTTTACATGCTCCTTGCCCCACATCAGGACATCTCCCTTTGAGGTCATTTTTTTGAGAGTTGTTTCTATCCTCTCTTTTTTGATGCCATGCTGCTCTGCTTCGTTGAAAAGATCCTGGACAGGTACCTTACCTGCGGGATATTTCCTGCCGCGCTCCTGGAGGACCTCTCTTACCATCCTAATTACATCCCGCTGGCTCTTTGATGATCCACCATTGAGGACCGATGCATCGACCTCCCCGGATTGAGAGTCAATACCCACAGTCCGGAGACAGTTAAGCATCAGCCGAGTCGCACGTTTTGCGTCATCGAGTGTAACCCCTTGGCTTAACCTTACCCTTGCAGAGGCCTCGGCGAGCCGTACAGTGGCTTCTTCTTGCCGTGTGGTGATTGGTATCGATTTTATCTTACTTGACTGTCCCGTTTTCCTAAGGTCCAGGTAAAAATGGTGTATGTGGTCCCTGGCTTCTGTCGTCAGAACAGGGAAGATATTCCTCCTTGCATAGGCGACGTGTTTCCGGAAAAGGTCCGGAGGGATCTCGGGTCTAACGTGTGTGGAAGCTTCAGCCAGTTCTTCAGTTGAGAAGGCGGAATCAGAGACCGTTTCACGCTGTTGCCGCATCTCCCCTGCGGTATGAGTGCCTAACACATGCTCCGATATTCTCGCATCTTCTACAGCGTTAGGGGTATCCAGCAAAACGAAGATGAGATCAAACCTGGATAGTAGAGAGGGCGGCATATTGATCTGTTCTGCAAGGCCCTCGTAAGTGTCAAATTTTCCGTACTTCGGGTTTGCGCTCATGAATACAGCAGTGCGGGTTTTCAGGGTTGCGATGATGCCGGCTTTGGCCAGGTTTATCTCCTGCTGCTCCATGGCCTCGTGTAAAGCATCTCTGTCACCCTGTCTCATCTTATCGGCTTCGTCGACGTAGGCAACGCCCTTGTCTGCCATCACAAGGGCACCGCCTTCAACCGCCCACCTACCTTCTCCGAATTTTTCGTCTTTTGTGACGATGGCTGTCAGGCCTCCGGCAGTTGTAGCTTTTCTGCTTGTGAATACCGCCCTTGGGGACCTGGCCTGTGAAGACTTCATGAGTTTGGTTTTGCCTTTTGAGGGGTCCCCCACACAGAGCAGGTGGATGTCTCCCCTGAGGTATGAACCATCCGGAGCGTTTTTCGGAACGCCAGAGAAGAGCTGTAGGGCTGTGGCCTCTTTGACGTCATCCATGCCGTAGATAAGAGGAGCTATTGAAGAGATAACCTTATCATAGACTGCCGGGTCCCTAGCAAGAGTGAGGATCTTCTTCTCGTCTTCAGGCGTGATTTCAATCTCGTCAAAGGCAGTACCCATACGCTCGATGGAATTGACCTCGAGGAATATGTCATAGAAAGTTGATTTCCCATCCCTTATCGTCCTCTGCCTGCTCATGAGGATCCCTGTTAAGATCACTCTCTCTCCGGGTAATATTAAGCCCGTCAGATCCTCTTCAATTGAGATGTCCAAGTTCTGTGCCTGTGTGCCTCTAAGGTCCTCAGGGGGTTCTTGGACCTGCAGTTTCTGAGCATCTACAAAGATCGAGTCCTCGATCCTGACTTTGTATGGGCCTTTCTTCCCGCAGGTTTCGTTCTCACAGCCGGAGAAAGGTTCTTCAAACTTGAAAGAAGGCTGGTCCACGAATGTAATGTGTTCACACCTTAAGCACTGGAAAGCCGCTTTTGTAATCCTTGGCCTGACTTCTGTTGCCTTCCTGACCATCCCTTCAATAGATATCAACTTTCCTAAGTGTTTGCTTCTGAGCTCTCCTATGGGAACCCTGGTGGGGACGTTCATAATCCTTACATGGGCATCTTTAAGGATTTTATCAACGGGGAGATCTATTTCTTTTAGGTTTGTCTCGAATTCTGGAATTAGTTCTCCGGGGTTGTTAAGTAGATCACGGGCGAGGTATCTGTCGAATTTTTCGACGTTGATGAAGTTAATATATAGAGATCGAGTATCCGGGTACATATTAGCGAGTTCAAGGATATCGGTCCAGCAGTAGTCTTTGAAAAACCTTTTTATCATCTGGGCGTGTTTATTTTCGTTGTCTTTAGTCAAGGAGATCGGCCTCCTTTAATTTTGAAAGAACCCATTCCCTGGTTTCCGAAAGAGAATCGAACAAGAATATTGTCATATTCGTTTTCCAGTCAATTTTCCCGTTACTAACCTGGATAGCCAGAGACTCTTTCCATTTTTCAAATTTCTCAAGTCTTAATCTTTCAAGACTTGGATCTACATTCTTAGTCTGTCTCTTTGTTTCGGTTTTAGACATCTGGTCAAGAAGCCTGTAATTAGCCAGCTTCGTTTCTTCTTCTTCTAACGATCTTTTTAACCGTTCTATTCTCAATTCACACGCCTGAATTGGGTTCACCTCTTCGAGTCGTCTGAGCATTCCTTCCTCTAATAGATCTTTATAAACTGCTTTACCAGATTCAAAAGTCATCTCATATGCGAGTTTTATTCGTAAGTCTACAGCAGTTGTAACTTTGTCTTTAGCCAAGAATGCCCACCGATCACGTTTTTAGTATTTTTGGTTTATTTTCTTTGGAAATAGTCTATAGGGGGTTTTCTGTTCAGCTTATACGTACTGTACGTACGTACAGTACGTAGGATAATAGAGCCTCGGCTCATACAACAAAGCTGAACGTTCAGCCGATACGTATTTTATGGGGGTTTCGGGGGTTTTAGTTGTACGTATTATACGTACGTATTAGATCACAAGATCTTCACCCCCTAGACCTTTGCAGAAATCTTGAAAAAATAACAGGGGAAAATTCCCCATTTAAACAATCCAGAAACATTCCTCCAGGAGAATATTCGATTCATTTCGAGAGCAACATATCTCCCAGTCGTGAACTTTTTTCGTAAGCTGCGCAAGCTCAGAGCTGCAGATCCTGACGATCTTCTGAACTTCCTGCCAACCTTCCCTCAAGAACTGAGGAAGATATTTTTCAGGACCCAAGAAGAAAT containing:
- the terL gene encoding phage terminase large subunit; amino-acid sequence: MKEIKPQPGPQETFLSSPADIILYGESAGSGKSWCLLYEPLRHIHVKGFTSTIFRRTYPQIKNEGGLWDTSQEIYPYYPKGSAIPRESDLLWYFPVSGNSIKFAHLEHEKSKHNYQGAQICYIGFDELCHFSEGQFFYLLSRNRSTCGVKPYMRATCNPDPDSWVADFIAWWIDQETGYPIPERSGVIRYFVRHLDHIYWADTKTELREQTKDIIPEEDFHPQSFTFIAAKLEDNPALTTKDPGYRGRLLALPLVERERLLGGNWKIRHTAGTMFRTDWFTFIDRSEVPEKMKILNIGEPEILSLDNEYRKRKGKMRKVRWWDTAATEPSSENKDPDWTAGLLMGELDGRFYILDLKHDRKSPAGVEEMLKTTAETDGKEVDIGMEVEPGSAGKREADRLKRTIFSGYTFRGERSTGDKVTRAKPFSAACENGLVYVVRAPWNHEYLNDLINFPNPKYHDDCVDVSSAAHEYLTRKGLKKIKDLSAMVQTRRR
- a CDS encoding helix-turn-helix domain-containing protein, whose product is MSAAQKKKKTKKKTTRKPPVWKWTPLRKKAALLLSLGTKKYEDVASEVGVNERTLYDWRQSPIFLEEVDRLTLKNELATRAGLLRECLKGLDLKKDHIEGDKNTHLHYVQAIAELQGLTKQKVELSGNMGMEHSGGVVMYFPDNGRDPDVPKPEKPAEKQ
- a CDS encoding minichromosome maintenance protein MCM, giving the protein MIKRFFKDYCWTDILELANMYPDTRSLYINFINVEKFDRYLARDLLNNPGELIPEFETNLKEIDLPVDKILKDAHVRIMNVPTRVPIGELRSKHLGKLISIEGMVRKATEVRPRITKAAFQCLRCEHITFVDQPSFKFEEPFSGCENETCGKKGPYKVRIEDSIFVDAQKLQVQEPPEDLRGTQAQNLDISIEEDLTGLILPGERVILTGILMSRQRTIRDGKSTFYDIFLEVNSIERMGTAFDEIEITPEDEKKILTLARDPAVYDKVISSIAPLIYGMDDVKEATALQLFSGVPKNAPDGSYLRGDIHLLCVGDPSKGKTKLMKSSQARSPRAVFTSRKATTAGGLTAIVTKDEKFGEGRWAVEGGALVMADKGVAYVDEADKMRQGDRDALHEAMEQQEINLAKAGIIATLKTRTAVFMSANPKYGKFDTYEGLAEQINMPPSLLSRFDLIFVLLDTPNAVEDARISEHVLGTHTAGEMRQQRETVSDSAFSTEELAEASTHVRPEIPPDLFRKHVAYARRNIFPVLTTEARDHIHHFYLDLRKTGQSSKIKSIPITTRQEEATVRLAEASARVRLSQGVTLDDAKRATRLMLNCLRTVGIDSQSGEVDASVLNGGSSKSQRDVIRMVREVLQERGRKYPAGKVPVQDLFNEAEQHGIKKERIETTLKKMTSKGDVLMWGKEHVKLVA